One Silene latifolia isolate original U9 population chromosome 4, ASM4854445v1, whole genome shotgun sequence DNA segment encodes these proteins:
- the LOC141650965 gene encoding betaine aldehyde dehydrogenase, chloroplastic-like, whose amino-acid sequence MSSAAAGEKGIRVRISNFNLKELWIQSDIPAATAEDVEAVVAAARKALTRNKGTEWGSATGAHRAKYLRAIASEVKERKDKLAKLEVLDTGKPWDEAVSDIDEVASCFEYYADQAEALDAKQKAPFSLSMDTFKAHVLKQPLGVVGLITPWNYPLLMFTGSKIMSSAAQLVKPVTLKLGGKSPIIVFDDVELDKAAEWTAFGCFCTTGQICSATSRLLVRENIATEFLDTLMKWIKNIKISDPFEEGCRMGPVISKGQYEKVMKFIATAESEGATILCGGSRPEHLTKGYFVEPTIVSDVSTSMQIWREEVFGPVLCVKTFNSEDEAIELANDTHYGLGAAVISKDLDRCERVTKALQAGIVWVNCSQPCFCQAPWGGIKRSGFGRDLGEWGIENYLNIKQVTEYISDEPWGWYKSP is encoded by the exons GTGATATTCCGGCTGCAACTGCTGAAGATGTGGAGGCTGTGGTTGCTGCTGCTCGAAAAGCTCTTACACGGAACAAGGGGACAGAGTGGGGATCTGCAACTGGAGCTCATCGTGCCAAGTACTTGCGCGCTATTGCTTCTGAG GTCAAAGAGAGAAAAGATAAACTTGCGAAACTTGAAGTTCTTGATACTGGGAAGCCATGGGATGAAGCAGTATCGGACATT GATGAGGTTGCTTCGTGTTTTGAATATTATGCTGATCAAGCGGAAGCCCTAGATGCTAAACAAAAGGCTCCATTTTCCCTTTCTATGGACACATTTAAAGCTCATGTATTAAAACAGCCTCTTGGCGTTGTTGGTCTGATTACTCCATG GAATTATCCACTCCTAATGT TTACTGGCAGCAAAATTATGTCCTCAGCAGCCCAGTTGGTTAAG CCGGTTACATTAAAACTTGGAGGAAAAAGTCCTATCATCGTGTTTGATGATGTTGAACTTGATAAAG CTGCTGAATGGACTGCTTTTGGTTGTTTTTGCACAACCGGTCAAATCTGCAGCGCAACCTCTAGATTGCTTGTGCGT GAAAACATCGCAACTGAATTTTTGGATACGCTTATGAAATGGATAAAAAACATAAAAATCTCCGACCCATTTGAAGAAGGTTGCCGAATGGGCCCTGTAATTAGCAAGGGACAG TATGAGAAAGTTATGAAGTTCATTGCAACAGCAGAGAGTGAGGGTGCGACTATATTGTGCGGAGGTTCCCGTCCTGAG CATCTGACGAAAGGGTATTTTGTTGAACCAACCATCGTAAGTGATGTATCCACGTCCATGCAAATATGGAGGGAGGAGGTTTTCGGTCCTGTCTTGTGTGTGAAAACATTTAACTCTGAAGATGAAGCCATTGAATTGGCAAATGATACACA TTATGGTTTAGGTGCTGCTGTGATATCGAAAGATCTTGACAGGTGTGAGAGGGTAACAAAG GCACTGCAAGCCGGCATTGTGTGGGTCAACTGTTCACAACCATGCTTTTGCCAAGCTCCCTGGGGAGGTATCAAGCGTAGTGGCTTTGGACGTGATCTTGGAGAATG GGGTATCGAAAATTACTTGAATATCAAGCAGGTAACTGAATATATCTCTGACGAGCCGTGGGGATGGTACAAGTCTCCTTAA